In one Solanum dulcamara chromosome 1, daSolDulc1.2, whole genome shotgun sequence genomic region, the following are encoded:
- the LOC129903322 gene encoding ammonium transporter 1 member 2 encodes MASAMTCSAADLLPHLGSSANATAAAEFICGHFTAVSEYLSNTTYAVDSTYLLFSAYLVFAMQLGFAMLCAGSVRAKNTMNIMLTNVLDAAAGGLSYYLFGFAFAFGAPSNGFIGKHFFGLKEFPSQSFDYSYFLYQWAFAIAAAGITSGSIAERTQFVAYLIYSSFLTGFVYPIVSHWFWSGDGWASASKTDGNLLFGSGVIDFAGSGVVHMVGGIAGLWGAFIEGPRIGRFDRTGRSVALRGHSASLVVLGTFLLWFGWYGFNPGSFLTILKSYDHSTRGSYYGQWSAIGRTAVTTTLAGCTAALTTLFGKRLLVGHWNVVDVCNGLLGGFAAVTSGCAVVEPWAAIVCGFVAAWVLIGFNKLAAKLKYDDPLEAAQLHGGCGSWGIIFTGLFAKKEYVNEVYPGFPNRPYGLFMGGGGKLLGAQIIQLVVIIGWVSVTMGPLFYLLHKFKLLRISREDETAGMDLTRHGGFAYIYHDEDEGSSMPGFKMTRIEPTNTPTPDHHHNRSVNVVV; translated from the exons ATGGCATCCGCCATGACATGCTCAGCTGCCGACCTCCTCCCTCATCTCGGCAGCTCAGCTAATGCCACAGCGGCAGCAGAATTCATCTGCGGCCACTTCACGGCAGTGTCAGAGTACCTCTCAAACACCACCTACGCAGTGGACAGCACTTATCTCCTCTTTTCAGCTTACCTCGTTTTCGCCATGCAGTTGGGATTTGCCATGTTGTGCGCGGGCTCTGTCCGCGCCAAGAACACCATGAATATAATGCTTACGAATGTGCTTGATGCCGCTGCTGGTGGCTTGTCTTATTACCTATTTGGTTTTGCCTTTGCCTTTGGAGCTCCTTCCAATGGTTTCATTGGCAAACATTTCTTTGGATTGAAGGAGTTTCCTTCACAATCTTTTGACTATAGCTACTTTCTTTATCAATGGGCCTTCGCCATAGCTGCTGCAG gTATCACGAGTGGGTCCATAGCGGAAAGGACACAATTTGTGGCGTACCTCATTTATTCATCTTTTTTGACCGGTTTTGTGTACCCAATCGTTTCACACTGGTTCTGGTCCGGTGATGGTTGGGCCAGTGCATCAAAAACCGACGGAAACTTATTATTCGGTTCAGGCGTTATTGACTTTGCCGGTTCAGGTGTTGTTCATATGGTTGGTGGCATTGCCGGTCTATGGGGTGCTTTTATTGAAGGACCCAGAATCGGCCGGTTCGATCGGACTGGCCGGTCTGTTGCTTTAAGAGGTCATAGTGCTTCACTAGTTGTATTGGGTACTTTCTTGCTTTGGTTCGGTTGGTACGGTTTTAACCCCGGTTCATTTTTAACCATACTTAAATCATATGATCATAGTACAAGGGGTTCTTATTATGGTCAGTGGAGTGCGATCGGTAGGACAGCTGTCACAACCACATTGGCTGGTTGTACAGCTGCACTGACAACGTTATTTGGTAAGAGACTTTTAGTGGGACATTGGAATGTGGTTGATGTTTGTAACGGTTTATTAGGGGGATTTGCAGCAGTTACTTCAGGTTGTGCAGTTGTTGAGCCATGGGCAGCTATTGTTTGTGGATTTGTAGCAGCTTGGGTCTTAATTGGTTTTAATAAATTGGCAGCCAAATTAAAATACGACGATCCGCTAGAAGCAGCACAACTTCATGGTGGTTGTGGTTCATGGGGCATAATATTCACTGGATTATTCGCGAAAAAAGAGTATGTTAATGAAGTATATCCAGGATTTCCTAATAGACCATATGGATTGTTTATGGGAGGTGGTGGGAAATTATTAGGTGCACAAATAATACAGCTTGTTGTGATTATTGGATGGGTGAGTGTGACAATGGGACCATTGTTTTATTTGTTACATAAGTTTAAGTTGTTGAGAATATCGCGCGAAGATGAAACAGCAGGGATGGATTTAACAAGACATGGAGGATTTGCGTATATATATCATGATGAAGATGAAGGTTCTTCTATGCCTGGATTCAAGATGACAAGAATTGAACCAACTAATACTCCTACACCTGATCATCATCACAATAGATCTGTCAATGTGGTTGTGtaa